From the genome of Thermoleophilaceae bacterium:
CGGTCACCGCGGGGAAGGCGGCGGAGAAGCTCGAAGCCGAGCACGAGATCGACGTCGAGGTCATCGACCCGCGGACGCTGCGCCCTCTGGACCTCGACACCATCCTCGAGTCCGTGCGCAAGACCAACCGCGCCGTGATCGTGGAGGAGGGCTGGCCGCACGGCGGCGTGGGCGCCAACCTCGCGGCGCTCATCCAGGAGCAGGCGTTCGACCATCTCGACGCGCCCGTGCAGCGGGTCACGGGCGCCGACGTGCCCATGCCCTACTCCAAGCCGCTCGAGCAGGCCGCCTTCCCGCACGAGGAGCATGTCGTTCAGGCCGTCCTCGCCACCTTCCAGGATCTGTAGCCGTGGCCGCCGACGTCGTCATGCCCCGCCTGTCGGACTCCATGGAGGAGGGCACCGTGCTCAAGTGGCTCGTGGACGTCGGCGGCGAGGTCAAGCGCGGCGAGCCGCTGGTGGAGATCGAGACCGACAAGGCCAACATGACGTACGAGTCCGACACCAGCGGAACGCTCATCGAGGTGCTGGCGAAAGAGGGCGACACATTGCCCGTGGGCGAGCCGATCGCGCGCATCGGCGAGGCCGGCGAGGCGCCGTCGGGCAACGGCGCGGGGAAGGCGGCGCCGGCCGAGAAGGAGGCCGAGCGAGAGCCCGAGCCGGTGGCCGCCAAGGCCGAGCCGGAAACGAAGGGCGAGCCCGCCGCCAGGGCGCGGCGGGCCCCGGCTGCCGGCGACGGCGCCGACGGGCGCGTGAAGGCGTCCCCCGTCGCCCGTCGCATGGCGCGGGAGCTGGGCGTGGAGCTCGAGCGCGTTGAGGGCTCGGGGCCCGGCGGGCGGATCGTGAAGGCGGACGTGGAGGCCGCCGCGCGCGGGGGTGGCGGCGCGCCGGGGGAAGCCGCCGCTCCGGCCGCGGTCCCCGCCGCCCCGCAGCCCGCCGCCGCGCAGCCCGCGGGGGAGGCCGGCGCCAAGGGCGAGCTGTCGGTGCAGGAGCTCACGCGCCTGCAGCAGACCGTGTCGCGCCGGATGGCGGAGTCCAAGGCCACCGCGCCCGACTTCGTGCTCGAGGTGGAGGTGGACATGAGCGCGTGCGTGGAGCTGCGCGCGCGGCTCAAGGAGGTCTCGGATCCCGCGCCGTCGTTCAACGACATGGTCGTCAAGGCCTGCGCGGCCGGCCTGCGCGAGCACCCGCGGGTGAACGGCGCCTACCGCGACGGGCGCTTCGAGCTGTTCTCGCGCGTGAACGTGGGCGTGGCCGTGGCGGCGCAGGACGCCCTGGTGGTGCCCACCGTCTTCGACGCCGACAGGAAGTCGCTGGGGCAGATCGCCCGTGACGCCCGCGCGCTGA
Proteins encoded in this window:
- a CDS encoding dihydrolipoamide acetyltransferase family protein; the encoded protein is MAADVVMPRLSDSMEEGTVLKWLVDVGGEVKRGEPLVEIETDKANMTYESDTSGTLIEVLAKEGDTLPVGEPIARIGEAGEAPSGNGAGKAAPAEKEAEREPEPVAAKAEPETKGEPAARARRAPAAGDGADGRVKASPVARRMARELGVELERVEGSGPGGRIVKADVEAAARGGGGAPGEAAAPAAVPAAPQPAAAQPAGEAGAKGELSVQELTRLQQTVSRRMAESKATAPDFVLEVEVDMSACVELRARLKEVSDPAPSFNDMVVKACAAGLREHPRVNGAYRDGRFELFSRVNVGVAVAAQDALVVPTVFDADRKSLGQIARDARALIEKVREGTVTPPELSGGTFTVSNLGMYGIDVFTAIINPPQAAILTVGSLKKRAVVDDDGRIVARDTMTLTLVCDHRILYGADGARFLARVRELLEQPLALAL